The following are from one region of the Deltaproteobacteria bacterium genome:
- a CDS encoding PilZ domain-containing protein, producing MPIGEKIRRYHRYHKRYEVDWDASLEASFQDFTGEVQGKVINFSVTGALLHLDQLYIDGQHLIVVQHKPKLNLKMFSPEGVLESRIEIRWYDRSAEVNTFQVGVKLIDIIKKNQEVIDRLISGL from the coding sequence ATGCCTATCGGGGAAAAGATACGTCGGTATCACAGGTATCACAAGCGATATGAGGTTGATTGGGATGCCTCGCTGGAAGCTAGCTTCCAGGATTTTACAGGGGAAGTCCAAGGCAAGGTGATAAATTTCTCCGTGACCGGAGCCCTGCTGCATCTAGACCAGCTATATATTGACGGTCAGCACCTAATTGTGGTCCAGCACAAACCTAAACTGAATCTGAAAATGTTTTCGCCGGAAGGAGTCTTGGAGTCGAGGATAGAGATTCGCTGGTATGACCGGTCGGCTGAGGTAAATACCTTTCAAGTTGGCGTAAAATTAATAGATATCATAAAGAAAAATCAGGAGGTCATTGATAGACTTATTTCCGGGCTTTGA
- a CDS encoding tryptophan synthase subunit alpha, whose amino-acid sequence MSRIKETFTRLGKTQRAALIPCLVAGDPDLETTIDAAEELAARGADILELVVPFSDPMADGPTIQAASQRALAGGVNLRAILEAVTDLRRRVALPLVMMTYLNPVLRMGLAEFGLQAKEVGVDALIMPELPVEEASPWRRIAKEAGLDTVFLASPTSGPKRLAEICKASTGFVYAVTLTGTTGVRDRLPEELIQNLTALRKMSAKPVAAGFGISGPEMVRRLAPHADGLIIGSALVRLMENGSKTEKIQRVGAAVSELKAAIEAA is encoded by the coding sequence ATGAGCCGAATAAAGGAAACCTTTACCAGGTTAGGCAAAACCCAACGAGCAGCTCTGATCCCATGTCTGGTGGCGGGCGATCCAGACCTTGAGACCACGATTGACGCGGCCGAGGAACTGGCTGCCCGCGGCGCGGACATCCTGGAACTGGTCGTTCCATTCTCAGACCCCATGGCTGACGGCCCCACGATCCAGGCGGCCTCACAAAGAGCCCTGGCTGGCGGAGTCAACTTAAGAGCCATCCTGGAGGCCGTGACCGACTTAAGAAGAAGGGTCGCACTACCGCTGGTCATGATGACGTATTTGAATCCAGTCCTGCGCATGGGTTTGGCCGAGTTCGGGCTTCAGGCCAAAGAAGTCGGGGTGGACGCACTCATTATGCCAGAACTGCCTGTCGAGGAAGCCTCGCCCTGGCGTCGGATTGCCAAAGAGGCTGGCCTGGACACAGTTTTTCTGGCTTCCCCTACTTCCGGGCCGAAGCGGCTGGCCGAAATCTGTAAGGCCAGTACCGGTTTTGTCTACGCCGTGACCCTGACCGGAACGACTGGTGTCAGGGACAGGCTGCCAGAAGAGCTGATCCAGAATCTAACGGCGTTAAGGAAGATGTCCGCCAAACCGGTAGCCGCTGGCTTTGGCATATCCGGTCCGGAAATGGTGCGTCGGCTGGCGCCGCACGCAGATGGTCTTATCATAGGCTCCGCCCTGGTCAGACTAATGGAAAACGGTTCAAAAACTGAGAAAATACAGCGTGTGGGCGCTGCGGTAAGCGAGCTCAAGGCGGCAATCGAAGCCGCTTGA
- the trpB gene encoding tryptophan synthase subunit beta has translation MENHKKGYFGRYGGQYVPEMLMPALLELEAAYAEAKANASFWKELDQYLRNYVGRPTPLYRAAKLSAARGGDRGDSGPRIYLKREDLAHTGAHKINNTLGQVLLAKYMGKKEIIAETGAGQHGVATATAAALFGMSCRVYMGIKDIERQQQNVKRMQLLGADVIPVHQGSQTLKDAINEALRDWVTNVRQTHYVMGSVVGPHPYPNMVRDFQSVIGREARAQILEQEGRLPDMLIACVGGGSNAMGLFSPFFDADVCLVGVEAAGEGLYTGHHSATLSKGEEGVLHGTFSLLLQDEHGQVLEAHSVAPGLDYPGVGPEHANLKTVGKADYVSVTDEEALEAVMTLSRSEGIIPALESAHAVAHVLKILPDLPRSHCVIINLSGRGDKDLNIITDHLEGRI, from the coding sequence ATGGAAAATCATAAAAAAGGTTACTTTGGCAGGTATGGAGGGCAGTATGTTCCTGAAATGCTGATGCCAGCCCTCCTGGAATTAGAAGCCGCCTATGCCGAGGCCAAAGCCAACGCAAGCTTCTGGAAGGAACTTGACCAGTACCTTCGGAACTACGTCGGGCGGCCGACGCCGTTATACAGGGCCGCTAAGCTGTCTGCCGCCAGAGGTGGGGATCGCGGAGACAGCGGCCCCCGAATCTACCTCAAACGGGAAGATCTGGCCCACACCGGCGCACACAAGATCAACAACACCTTGGGGCAGGTTCTTCTGGCCAAATATATGGGTAAAAAGGAGATCATTGCCGAGACCGGGGCCGGTCAGCATGGTGTGGCCACCGCCACGGCCGCGGCCTTATTCGGGATGAGCTGCCGGGTCTATATGGGCATTAAGGACATTGAACGGCAACAACAGAACGTCAAACGGATGCAGCTCCTTGGGGCTGACGTCATTCCAGTGCATCAAGGCAGTCAAACCCTCAAGGACGCCATCAATGAAGCCCTCAGGGATTGGGTCACCAACGTGCGGCAGACCCATTATGTCATGGGCTCTGTGGTCGGACCCCATCCATACCCAAATATGGTCCGAGACTTCCAGTCGGTCATCGGGCGGGAGGCGCGTGCGCAGATTCTGGAGCAGGAAGGCCGTCTGCCTGACATGCTAATCGCCTGCGTCGGAGGCGGCAGTAACGCCATGGGCCTCTTTTCTCCCTTCTTTGACGCCGATGTCTGCCTGGTGGGGGTTGAAGCCGCGGGCGAAGGGCTTTATACCGGCCACCATTCTGCCACCCTGTCTAAAGGTGAAGAAGGCGTTCTTCACGGGACATTCAGCCTTCTGCTTCAGGATGAACACGGGCAGGTTCTCGAAGCCCACTCCGTGGCTCCGGGCCTGGACTATCCCGGTGTGGGGCCTGAACACGCCAACCTGAAGACAGTGGGGAAGGCAGACTATGTTTCTGTGACTGACGAGGAAGCCCTGGAGGCCGTTATGACCCTGAGCCGGTCCGAAGGCATCATCCCGGCTCTGGAAAGCGCACACGCCGTGGCCCATGTCTTGAAAATCCTCCCGGACCTGCCGCGGTCTCACTGTGTCATCATCAACCTGTCCGGGCGGGGGGATAAAGATTTAAACATCATCACCGATCATCTGGAGGGCCGGATATGA
- a CDS encoding phosphoribosylanthranilate isomerase — translation MTHIKICGITREADALAAAEAGADALGFVLAASPRRVSAEAARRIIRRLPPFVSSVGVFVDSTADEVAGLIKYLGLDFVQFHGQETPEFCARFASRAIKALRMDKKVDMEQVHAYEKVTRALLLDSGSGGTGQTFDWKALPQGLERTRLILAGGLKAENIIKAIELTGPWAVDVSSGVEAEPGRKDKQKMIDFISKVQEADHGKS, via the coding sequence ATGACGCACATTAAGATCTGCGGCATAACCAGAGAAGCTGACGCCTTAGCAGCGGCTGAGGCAGGGGCGGATGCCCTGGGCTTTGTCTTGGCCGCCAGTCCGCGCCGAGTATCTGCTGAGGCCGCCCGTCGGATCATACGCCGGCTTCCGCCTTTCGTATCATCGGTGGGAGTTTTCGTGGATAGCACCGCGGATGAAGTAGCAGGCCTAATCAAATACTTGGGTCTGGATTTCGTTCAATTTCATGGCCAGGAAACTCCTGAGTTCTGCGCCCGATTTGCCAGCCGGGCGATCAAGGCCCTGCGGATGGACAAAAAGGTGGATATGGAACAGGTGCATGCTTATGAGAAAGTTACCCGGGCCTTGCTCCTTGATTCAGGCAGCGGGGGTACCGGGCAGACATTTGATTGGAAAGCTCTGCCTCAAGGCCTTGAGCGAACGAGGTTGATTCTCGCCGGCGGTCTTAAGGCCGAAAACATCATTAAGGCCATTGAACTCACAGGGCCTTGGGCGGTGGATGTTTCCAGCGGGGTAGAGGCTGAACCAGGGAGAAAGGATAAACAGAAGATGATAGATTTTATTTCTAAAGTTCAAGAGGCTGATCATGGAAAATCATAA
- the trpC gene encoding indole-3-glycerol phosphate synthase TrpC encodes MILDRIVEVKKKEVARLVRDISGADLRRQISEAAPRSSLSKALSQGVGPRIIAEVKRASPSEGPIAPDAKADQVARDYQAGGAAAVSVLTDSSFFDGRYEDLRLVKDAVNLPVLSKDFFIHEIQILLAAATGADAILLIVALLDRIRLKTLFNLTHELGLEALVEVRNRQELREALAISPSIIGINNRNLKTMEVDLQTTLTLAAEVDPGPVIVSESGLATSEDLARLTMAGVNAFLIGTSLMRASDRAKAVKELIEGSS; translated from the coding sequence ATGATCTTGGATAGGATTGTTGAGGTTAAAAAAAAGGAAGTCGCACGGCTTGTCAGGGACATATCCGGGGCGGACCTGAGAAGGCAAATCTCTGAGGCCGCGCCGCGGTCAAGCCTGAGCAAAGCCTTAAGCCAGGGGGTCGGGCCGAGAATTATCGCCGAGGTAAAGAGGGCCTCCCCTTCCGAAGGACCTATCGCTCCAGATGCGAAGGCCGATCAGGTTGCCAGGGATTACCAGGCCGGCGGAGCGGCTGCCGTTTCCGTGCTGACCGACTCGTCCTTCTTTGACGGCCGTTATGAAGACCTAAGGCTGGTCAAGGATGCCGTCAATCTGCCCGTCTTGAGCAAGGACTTTTTTATTCATGAAATACAAATATTGCTGGCCGCGGCCACAGGCGCGGACGCCATCCTGCTCATTGTTGCGCTTCTTGATCGAATCCGGCTTAAAACCTTGTTTAATCTGACCCATGAACTTGGTTTGGAGGCCTTGGTTGAAGTGCGAAATCGGCAGGAACTCAGGGAAGCTCTGGCAATAAGTCCTTCTATTATCGGGATCAATAACCGCAATCTCAAGACAATGGAGGTTGATCTTCAGACCACATTGACGCTGGCCGCAGAAGTGGACCCTGGGCCAGTCATAGTCAGCGAAAGCGGCCTGGCCACTTCTGAAGACCTGGCCCGCCTGACCATGGCTGGCGTAAACGCCTTCCTGATCGGGACATCGCTCATGCGCGCCTCGGATCGCGCCAAGGCCGTAAAAGAATTAATAGAGGGAAGCTCATGA
- the trpD gene encoding anthranilate phosphoribosyltransferase, giving the protein MITEAIAAVIERKDLSDELMTGAMEEIMSGQATPAQIAAFLVGLRLKEETVTEIAAAARVMRRFATKIQPGNHLINVDREEINVDAQTIVDTCGTGGDGTRTFNISTTTAFVVAGAGLKVAKHGNRAVSSQCGSADVVEKLGIRLDLTPAEVEQAIEEIGIGFLYAPLFHGAMAFAAPVRREIGIRTIFNVLGPLTNPAGAHVQVLGVYREDLTEKLARVLGELGSREAFVVHGEGSMDELSITGKTRVAHLKGGQVKSFDLTPEDAGLTRASIDDIRGGDSEENAGIIKSILEGEQGPRRDIVLLNTAAALVVSGQAQDMADGVELARSVIDSGRALEKLKALVNFGQGKAKP; this is encoded by the coding sequence ATGATCACTGAAGCTATCGCTGCCGTTATTGAGAGAAAAGACCTCTCCGATGAATTGATGACCGGCGCCATGGAGGAGATCATGAGCGGCCAGGCCACACCGGCTCAGATAGCCGCCTTCCTCGTGGGCCTGCGCCTGAAGGAAGAGACCGTGACCGAGATAGCTGCAGCGGCACGAGTCATGCGCCGGTTTGCCACTAAAATCCAGCCGGGTAATCATCTGATCAACGTGGACCGCGAAGAAATCAACGTGGACGCCCAGACAATTGTGGATACATGCGGCACCGGCGGTGACGGAACCAGAACCTTTAACATATCCACTACCACGGCATTTGTCGTGGCTGGAGCGGGCCTTAAAGTGGCCAAGCATGGCAACCGGGCCGTCTCCAGCCAATGCGGCAGCGCTGATGTGGTGGAAAAACTCGGCATTCGACTGGACCTGACGCCGGCTGAAGTCGAACAGGCCATTGAAGAGATCGGGATCGGGTTCCTCTATGCCCCGCTCTTCCACGGGGCCATGGCCTTTGCTGCGCCGGTTCGCCGTGAGATCGGTATCCGGACCATTTTCAACGTTCTCGGACCATTGACCAATCCAGCCGGGGCGCATGTACAGGTGCTGGGCGTTTATCGCGAGGACCTCACCGAGAAGCTGGCCCGAGTCCTGGGAGAACTGGGGAGTCGAGAAGCCTTCGTGGTTCATGGGGAAGGCAGTATGGACGAGCTCAGTATCACAGGCAAAACGCGCGTGGCCCACCTCAAGGGAGGCCAGGTCAAGTCCTTTGACCTCACACCGGAAGACGCCGGGTTGACCCGCGCCTCTATTGATGATATCCGCGGGGGAGATAGCGAGGAGAATGCCGGGATTATCAAGAGTATTCTGGAGGGTGAACAGGGGCCGCGCCGGGATATTGTACTGCTTAACACCGCCGCGGCGCTTGTGGTTTCCGGCCAGGCCCAGGACATGGCCGACGGGGTGGAACTGGCACGGAGCGTCATTGATTCGGGCCGCGCTTTAGAAAAACTTAAAGCCCTGGTGAACTTTGGACAAGGGAAAGCCAAACCATGA
- a CDS encoding aminodeoxychorismate/anthranilate synthase component II, with protein MFVMIDNYDSFTYNLVHLLSEQGARTRVVRNDEITLEGLEALQPKGLILSPGPGRPEQAGVCLEAVRHLASRLPILGVCLGHQVIAAAFGARITRAQTLYHGKGSPIQHDEQGIFSGVKKPFFGMRYHSLLVEKETLPDCLEISAQTAEGEIMSIRHRTFHVTGIQFHPESIMAEEAALIIQNFLKGANHDH; from the coding sequence ATGTTTGTGATGATTGATAACTATGACTCATTTACTTACAACCTTGTCCATCTGCTAAGTGAGCAAGGGGCTCGAACCCGGGTGGTTCGCAACGACGAGATCACGCTGGAAGGGCTTGAGGCGCTTCAACCAAAAGGATTGATCCTCTCCCCCGGCCCCGGTCGCCCCGAGCAAGCCGGCGTCTGTCTGGAGGCGGTCCGTCATCTGGCCTCCCGCCTGCCCATCCTGGGCGTTTGTCTGGGTCACCAGGTTATAGCCGCAGCCTTTGGCGCTCGCATTACACGGGCCCAAACTCTGTATCATGGCAAAGGCTCACCAATTCAGCATGATGAACAAGGCATATTTTCCGGCGTCAAGAAACCCTTCTTTGGCATGCGCTACCATTCCCTATTGGTGGAAAAAGAAACTCTCCCGGACTGCCTCGAGATTTCGGCTCAAACAGCTGAAGGGGAGATCATGAGCATAAGGCATCGAACCTTCCATGTGACCGGCATACAGTTCCATCCCGAATCAATCATGGCCGAAGAGGCAGCGCTGATTATTCAAAATTTTTTAAAAGGAGCAAATCATGATCACTGA